A window of the Penaeus monodon isolate SGIC_2016 chromosome 38, NSTDA_Pmon_1, whole genome shotgun sequence genome harbors these coding sequences:
- the LOC119596967 gene encoding uncharacterized protein LOC119596967 has translation MDSKEEATATSENMTLEIPATVPSYVIISEQIPKTNGEGTGQHGGRREYLWSDEATEKLVMMVKENYSKVTGGRDAREEVFREITKKLVEYIPGITVRQVHMKWKNLKQRFKKYELKKSKDRYRVKEPLCYNLLCSFLERPSVPTYDVICCDFDEEEEELLQQHQRHQLQLQPQKQRMQQQQVSIIPTIEMIEEISPTDSCTRISEKTTDTNKRRKLDKLTASQRRMESLFSEVLSEMKKNNSVMESFFTDFRNIMKRNEEHQLELIRTLKERNQILKQAVQK, from the exons ATGGATAGTAAAGAGGAGGCCACAGCAACCAGCGAGAACATGACCTTGGAGATACCAGCTACGGTTCCGTCATATGTCATTATATCTGAACAAATTCCTAAAACCAATGGTGAAG GAACAGGGCAGCATGGGGGAAGGCGGGAGTATCTGTGGTCGGATGAAGCCACAGAGAAATTGGTAATGATGGTGAAGGAGAATTACTCGAAGGTTACAGGGGGAAGAGATGCAAGGGAGGAAGTGTTTCGTGAGATCACAAAAAAATTAGTGGAATAT ATTCCAGGCATTACAGTCAGACAAGTCCACATGAAATGGAAAAACTTAAAACAGAGATTCAAGAAATACGAACTGAAGAAATCCAAAGATAGATACCGTGTCAAAGAACCTCTGTGCTACAACTTGCTGTGTTCATTTCTAGAGAGACCATCAGTCCCTACATATGATGTGATATGTTGCGATtttgacgaagaagaagaggagcttCTGCAGCAGCATCAGAGACACCAACTCCAACTACAGCCCCAGAAACAACGAATGCAGCAGCAGCAAGTAAGTATAATTCCCACCATTGAAATGATAGAGGAAATATCGCCCACAGACAGTTGTACTAGAATATCTGAGAAAACGACAGATACCAATAAGAGAAGAAAACTGGACAAGCTCACAGCAAGTCAGAGGAGAATGGAGTCGTTGTTCAGCGAAGTTCTTAGCGAGATGAAGAAGAACAACTCTGTCATGGAGAGCTTTTTTACTGACTTCCGGAACATTATGAAAAGAAACGAGGAACACCAGCTCGAACTAATAAGAACTCTGAAGGAACGTAATCAGATCCTGAAGCAGGCTGTTCAGAAGTGA
- the LOC119596527 gene encoding juvenile hormone epoxide hydrolase 1-like codes for MKMAFGLLLASVLASIAVAYILMKLFREPEMPCLPQNPWWGEGKPQEEDTSIRPFTINIPDEDIEDLRHRLALPLRLTPPLEGANFTYGTNSDTLKRIVEYWRKEYRWKEREAKLNELQHFKTQIEGLDIHFVHARPQQTPSNIHKPIPLLMIHGWPGSFVEFLGVLPLLTSPEEGSGRVFEVICPSLPGYGFSQAATKPGLGLQETAQIFLKLMKRLGHNRFYVQGGDWGAGVATQMATLYPQHLGGVHLNMFRPQTTMGKIKQVLGAFLPSGTLMAKEEEGILYPLLEHAKWLLRESGYFHIQATKPDTLGAALAQSPVGLASYLLEKFSTWTNGANVAKPDGGLLQGFPIALDALLDDICIYWFTNTITSSMRYYAENTSRERAAIDTSNIPSKVPAGLAAFPEEVLSSPRSLMAHKFHDIVTYTRPSAGGHFAAMEQPGILAEDFRAFVAAVEARRGL; via the exons atgaaaatggcgTTTGGGTTGCTGCTGGCGTCAGTCTTGGCGTCTATAGCGGTCGCTTATATTCTGATGAAGTTGTTCCGGGAGCCCGAGATGCCTTGCCTCCCTCAGAATCcctggtggggagaggggaagccaCAGGAGGAAGACACTTCTATACGCCCCTTCACCATCAACATTCCTGACGAG GACATAGAAGACCTACGCCATCGCCTGGCTCTGCCCCTGCGACTCACGCCACCACTGGAGGGCGCCAACTTCACTTACGGCACCAACAGTGACACATTAAAACGCATCGTGGAATACTGGAGAAAGGAATACcgctggaaggagagggaggccaAGCTAAACGAACTTCAACATTTCAA GACACAGATCGAGGGGCTGGACATCCACTTCGTACACGCGAGACCGCAACAGACTCCTAGTAATATCCACAAGCCGATTCCTCTCCTGATGATCCACGGCTGGCCAGGTTCCTTCGTGGAGTTCCTTGGTGTCCTTCCCCTCCTGACCTCGCCTGAGGAGGGAAGCGGCCGCGTTTTTGAGGTCATCTGTCCTTCCCTGCCTGGCTATGGCTTTTCTCAGGCGGCCACAAAACCTG GTCTAGGCCTACAGGAAACAGCCCAGATCTTCTTGAAGTTGATGAAGAGACTTGGACACAACCGCTTCTACGTTCAAGGAGGAGATTGGGGAGCTGGGGTTGCAACGCAGATGGCAACGCTCTACCCGCAACA CCTCGGGGGTGTTCACCTGAACATGTTCCGGCCGCAGACCACGATGGGCAAGATCAAGCAAGTTCTGGGAGCCTTTCTCCCCTCGGGCACCCTGAtggccaaggaggaggagggcatcCTGTACCCTCTCCTCGAGCATGCCAAGTGGCTGCTCAGGGAGTCGGGCTACTTTCACATCCAGGCTACCAAGCCAGATACCCTTG GCGCGGCCTTGGCCCAGAGCCCCGTGGGGCTGGCCAGTTACCTGCTGGAGAAGTTCAGCACCTGGACCAACGGGGCTAACGTGGCCAAGCCCGACGGGGGTCTCCTGCAGGGCTTCCCCATCGCCCTGGATGCCCTTCTCGATGACATTTGCATATACTG GTTTACGAACACCATAACAAGCAGCATGAGGTACTACGCAGAAAACACCAGCAGGGAACGAGCAGCCATCGACACCTCTAA catcccGAGCAAGGTGCCCGCCGGTCTGGCCGCCTTCCCCGAGGAGGTCCTTTCGTCGCCGCGCAGTCTCATGGCGCACAAGTTCCACGACATCGTCACCTACac CCGACCATCAGCCGGGGGTCACTTCGCCGCCATGGAGCAGCCGGGGATCCTTGCTGAGGACTTCAGGGCGTTCGTGGCCGCTGTGGAAGCCAGGAGGGGGCtttga